A part of Tardiphaga sp. vice304 genomic DNA contains:
- a CDS encoding type II toxin-antitoxin system HicB family antitoxin, whose amino-acid sequence MTYYIALIHKDKDSCYGVSFPDIPGVTTAADTFEEAMVEAADVLSFAAEDWTNPDGTTEFRKPRSIEELRQDPDFIDLSQDAFIVMVDYSPRAHAAE is encoded by the coding sequence ATGACATACTACATCGCCCTTATTCATAAAGATAAGGACAGCTGTTATGGCGTATCCTTTCCCGATATTCCGGGTGTTACCACTGCGGCCGATACCTTCGAAGAAGCCATGGTGGAAGCGGCTGACGTTTTGAGCTTCGCCGCAGAAGACTGGACTAATCCTGACGGCACCACTGAGTTCAGAAAGCCGCGCAGCATCGAAGAACTGCGCCAGGATCCGGACTTCATCGACCTCTCGCAGGACGCGTTTATCGTGATGGTCGATTACTCTCCTCGCGCGCACGCCGCAGAATAG
- a CDS encoding ABC transporter ATP-binding protein: MPPIISISKLTKSYPGGFTALKGIDLDINRGEIFALLGPNGAGKTTLISIICGIANATSGKVVIDGHDNVTDFRAARELIGLVPQELHTDAFETVWATVSFSRGLFGKPKNPDHIEKVLKDLSLWDKKDNKIVTLSGGMKRRVMIAKALSHEPQILFLDEPTAGVDVELRKGMWEVVRTLRAAGVTVILTTHYIEEAEEMADRIGVINHGEIILVEQKAALMQQLGKKRLKLHLQGKVAAIPAGLEAYHLELAADGHQLIYTYDTKSERTGITSLLGDLREAGIRFSDLDTTQSSLEDIFVSLVRK, encoded by the coding sequence ATGCCCCCCATCATATCGATATCCAAACTCACCAAGAGCTATCCCGGCGGCTTCACCGCGCTGAAGGGCATCGACCTCGATATCAACCGCGGCGAGATCTTTGCGTTGCTGGGGCCGAACGGCGCCGGCAAGACGACGCTGATCAGCATCATCTGCGGCATCGCCAATGCCACCTCCGGCAAGGTGGTGATCGATGGTCACGACAATGTCACCGACTTCCGCGCCGCGCGCGAACTGATCGGGCTGGTGCCGCAGGAGCTGCACACCGACGCCTTCGAGACCGTCTGGGCGACAGTGAGCTTCAGCCGCGGCCTGTTCGGCAAGCCGAAGAACCCGGACCACATCGAGAAGGTGCTGAAAGACCTGTCGCTGTGGGACAAGAAGGACAACAAGATCGTCACGCTGTCGGGCGGCATGAAACGCCGGGTGATGATTGCGAAAGCGCTCAGCCACGAGCCGCAGATCCTGTTTCTCGATGAGCCCACCGCCGGCGTCGACGTCGAATTGCGCAAGGGCATGTGGGAAGTGGTGCGGACGCTGCGCGCCGCGGGCGTCACCGTGATCCTCACCACGCACTATATCGAGGAAGCCGAGGAGATGGCCGACCGCATCGGCGTCATCAACCATGGCGAGATCATTCTGGTCGAGCAGAAGGCGGCCTTGATGCAGCAGCTCGGCAAGAAGCGGCTGAAGCTGCATCTGCAGGGCAAGGTTGCGGCGATCCCCGCGGGCCTGGAAGCTTACCATCTCGAGCTCGCCGCCGACGGACATCAATTGATCTATACGTATGACACCAAGAGCGAGCGCACCGGAATCACCAGCCTCCTGGGCGACCTCCGCGAAGCCGGCATCCGTTTTTCCGATCTCGACACCACGCAGAGTTCGCTGGAAGATATTTTCGTCAGCCTGGTGAGGAAATGA
- a CDS encoding type II toxin-antitoxin system HicB family antitoxin, whose amino-acid sequence MPVYIALIQKDAGGIFRVSFPDLPGIVTAGDSLDEAIEEAEESLEYAAGEWTNPDGSHTLPTPRSMEQLQDDPVFVDAADGGTVVEIDYEAID is encoded by the coding sequence ATGCCGGTCTATATCGCATTGATCCAAAAAGACGCCGGCGGAATTTTTCGCGTTTCGTTTCCCGACCTTCCCGGCATCGTGACCGCAGGCGATAGCCTCGATGAAGCCATCGAGGAAGCCGAGGAGTCGCTCGAATACGCCGCCGGAGAGTGGACCAATCCGGACGGCTCACACACGCTGCCGACGCCACGTAGCATGGAGCAGTTGCAGGACGACCCGGTCTTCGTCGACGCGGCGGACGGCGGGACGGTCGTTGAGATCGATTACGAGGCGATCGACTAA
- a CDS encoding thioesterase family protein: protein MTLTADTTDDLLQQPVPFLSSVMAIEPQWIDYNGHLNMAYYNVLFDRAIDQLWLKLGIGPDYMKARNNSTFTAECHVRYVRELHLGDPAQVAIWLVAADDKRLHTFEELRHAGDGWLSATSENMTLHMDMDARKVARFPADIRARIQSLADSHRAAARPDGLGRAIGMPARN from the coding sequence ATGACGCTGACTGCCGATACCACCGACGACTTGCTGCAACAGCCGGTGCCGTTTTTGTCCTCGGTGATGGCCATCGAGCCGCAATGGATCGACTATAATGGCCATCTGAACATGGCCTATTACAACGTGCTGTTCGACCGGGCTATCGATCAGCTCTGGCTCAAGCTCGGGATCGGGCCGGACTATATGAAAGCCCGAAACAACTCGACCTTCACCGCCGAGTGTCACGTCCGCTACGTCCGGGAGCTTCATCTCGGCGATCCCGCGCAGGTCGCGATCTGGCTGGTCGCGGCCGATGACAAGCGCCTGCACACCTTCGAGGAGCTGCGCCACGCCGGCGATGGCTGGCTGTCGGCGACCTCGGAGAACATGACGCTGCATATGGATATGGACGCCCGCAAGGTAGCGCGGTTTCCCGCCGACATCCGCGCCCGCATCCAGTCGCTGGCGGACAGTCATCGCGCGGCAGCCCGACCGGACGGCCTCGGCCGCGCGATCGGGATGCCCGCACGAAACTAG
- a CDS encoding DUF1328 domain-containing protein — translation MFGWVVTFLIVALIAGVLGFGGIAGASIEIAKAIFFIALILFLISAVVGLVRGRNRA, via the coding sequence ATGTTCGGCTGGGTCGTTACGTTTCTCATCGTTGCCCTGATTGCGGGCGTTCTCGGCTTCGGAGGTATTGCCGGCGCGTCGATCGAAATCGCCAAGGCGATCTTCTTCATCGCCCTCATTCTGTTCCTGATCTCGGCCGTCGTCGGCCTGGTCCGCGGCCGCAACCGCGCCTGA
- a CDS encoding ATP-dependent helicase, whose protein sequence is MTEPRKAPSNDLPAYQPAAGGIGARARAQAAPAQYLVGLNAEQRDAVETLEGPVLVLAGAGTGKTKVLTSRIAHILSMGRARPSEILSVTFTNKAAREMKHRLSAMLGQAVEGMPWLGTFHSIGGRILRTHAELVQLTSNFTVLDVDDQIRLLKQLLAADNIDDKRWPARMLAGLIDGWKNRGLTPSQVPSGEAAVFGNGKGGKLYAAYQDRLKTLNAADFGDLLLECIRLFREHPDVLRSYQARFKYILVDEYQDTNVAQYLWLRLLSQTATAAQSSGLSAISPPRGEVASAALGEATEVAARVPRNICCVGDDDQSIYGWRGAEVDNILRFDHDFPGAKIIRLERNYRSTGHILAAASHLIAHNEGRLGKTLRTEDVDGEKVTVTGSWDSEEEARAIGEEIEQLQRDGNKLNDIAILVRASFQMREFEDRFVTLGLPYRVIGGPRFYERAEIRDALAYLRVINSPADDLAFERIVNTPKRGLGDATVQMLHDVARRRKIPLSEAARAVVDTDEMKPKARGSLRELMLGFERWRSRRDTVSHTELAEIVLDESGYTEMWQKDKSADAAGRLENLKELVRSMEEFENLQGFLEHISLVMDRDNGADDDAVSIMTLHSAKGLEFDNVFLPGWEEGLFPHQRALDDQGRAGLEEERRLAHVGITRARKRAKLYFATNRRIHGTWNTTLPSRFLDELPADHVEITESKGGNGWGGNSGYGPSRFDNVESFGSTYSTPGWQRAQANRRGGNNAGQAGSGYNDSQSPFSSPRQDSPGGYSSRKPMTIEGELIAKSTGTESAFTLKDRVFHQKFGYGAVIKIDGNKLTIAFEKAGEKKVVDSFVERV, encoded by the coding sequence ATGACCGAGCCCCGCAAAGCGCCGAGCAACGACCTTCCCGCCTACCAGCCGGCGGCGGGCGGGATCGGTGCGCGAGCGCGCGCCCAGGCCGCGCCGGCGCAATATCTGGTCGGGCTCAATGCGGAGCAGCGCGACGCTGTGGAAACGCTGGAGGGCCCGGTGCTGGTGCTGGCCGGCGCGGGCACCGGCAAGACCAAGGTGCTGACCTCGCGCATCGCGCACATCCTCAGCATGGGCCGCGCCCGCCCATCCGAAATCCTGTCGGTGACCTTCACCAACAAGGCGGCGCGCGAGATGAAGCACCGGCTCAGCGCCATGCTCGGCCAGGCGGTCGAGGGCATGCCCTGGCTCGGCACCTTCCACTCGATCGGCGGCCGCATCCTGCGCACCCACGCCGAACTGGTGCAGCTCACCTCCAATTTCACCGTGCTCGACGTCGACGACCAGATCCGGCTGCTCAAGCAGCTCCTGGCCGCCGACAATATCGACGACAAGCGCTGGCCGGCGCGGATGCTGGCCGGATTGATCGACGGCTGGAAGAACCGCGGCCTGACGCCGTCGCAGGTGCCGTCCGGCGAGGCCGCGGTGTTCGGCAATGGCAAGGGTGGCAAGCTTTATGCCGCCTATCAGGACCGGCTCAAGACGCTGAACGCCGCCGACTTCGGCGACCTCTTGCTGGAATGCATCCGGCTGTTCCGCGAACATCCCGACGTGCTGCGCAGCTACCAGGCGCGGTTCAAGTACATTCTGGTCGACGAATATCAGGACACCAACGTTGCGCAATATCTGTGGCTGCGGCTGCTGTCGCAGACCGCCACGGCCGCGCAGAGCTCAGGCCTCTCCGCCATCTCTCCCCCGCGGGGAGAGGTGGCGAGCGCTGCCTTGGGAGAGGCGACGGAAGTGGCGGCACGCGTCCCGCGCAACATTTGTTGCGTCGGCGACGACGACCAGTCGATCTATGGCTGGCGCGGCGCGGAGGTCGACAATATCCTGCGCTTCGACCACGATTTCCCGGGCGCCAAGATCATCCGGCTGGAGCGCAACTATCGCTCGACCGGCCACATCCTCGCCGCCGCCTCGCATCTGATCGCGCATAATGAAGGCCGGCTCGGCAAGACGCTGCGCACCGAGGATGTCGATGGCGAGAAGGTCACCGTCACCGGCTCGTGGGATTCGGAAGAAGAAGCCCGCGCGATCGGCGAGGAGATCGAGCAGCTGCAGCGCGACGGCAACAAGCTCAACGACATCGCCATACTGGTGCGCGCCTCGTTCCAGATGCGCGAGTTCGAAGACCGCTTCGTCACCCTCGGCCTGCCCTACCGCGTGATCGGCGGCCCGCGCTTCTACGAGCGCGCCGAAATCCGTGATGCGCTCGCCTATCTGCGCGTGATCAACTCGCCGGCCGACGATCTCGCTTTCGAGCGGATCGTCAACACGCCGAAGCGCGGGCTCGGCGACGCCACCGTGCAGATGCTGCACGACGTCGCGCGCCGGCGGAAGATCCCGCTGTCCGAGGCGGCGCGCGCCGTGGTGGATACCGACGAGATGAAGCCGAAGGCGCGCGGGTCCTTGCGCGAGTTGATGCTCGGCTTCGAACGCTGGCGCAGCCGCCGCGACACCGTCAGCCATACCGAGCTTGCCGAGATCGTGCTCGACGAGAGCGGCTATACCGAGATGTGGCAGAAGGACAAATCCGCCGACGCCGCCGGCCGCCTCGAAAATCTCAAGGAGCTGGTGCGCTCGATGGAAGAGTTCGAGAACCTGCAGGGATTTCTCGAACACATCTCGCTGGTGATGGACCGCGACAACGGCGCCGACGACGACGCGGTGTCGATCATGACGCTGCATTCCGCCAAGGGGCTGGAATTCGACAACGTGTTTTTGCCGGGCTGGGAAGAAGGCCTGTTTCCGCACCAGCGCGCGCTCGACGACCAGGGCCGCGCCGGGCTCGAGGAAGAGCGGCGTCTCGCCCATGTCGGCATCACCCGCGCCCGCAAGCGCGCCAAACTGTACTTCGCCACCAACCGCCGCATTCACGGCACCTGGAACACGACGCTGCCGTCACGCTTCCTCGACGAACTGCCGGCCGATCATGTCGAGATCACCGAATCCAAAGGCGGCAACGGCTGGGGCGGCAACAGCGGCTACGGCCCGTCGCGGTTCGACAATGTCGAATCGTTCGGTTCAACCTATTCGACGCCGGGCTGGCAGCGCGCCCAGGCCAACCGCCGCGGCGGCAATAATGCCGGCCAGGCGGGCTCCGGCTATAATGACAGCCAGTCGCCCTTCTCGTCGCCGCGCCAGGACTCGCCGGGCGGTTATTCGAGCCGCAAGCCGATGACCATCGAAGGCGAGCTGATCGCAAAATCCACCGGCACCGAATCGGCGTTCACGCTCAAGGATCGCGTCTTCCACCAGAAGTTCGGCTACGGCGCGGTGATCAAGATCGATGGCAACAAGCTGACGATCGCTTTCGAAAAGGCCGGCGAGAAAAAGGTCGTCGACAGTTTCGTCGAGCGGGTGTGA
- a CDS encoding ABC transporter permease yields MNFRAVKAIYMFEMARTWRTVLQSIVSPVISTSLYFVVFGAAIGSRITSVEGVSYGTFIVPGLVMLSVLTQSISNASFGIYFPKFTGTIYELLSAPVSYVEVVLGYVGAAATKSILLGLIILATAGLFVPLHILHPWWMITFLVLTAVTFSLFGFIIGIWADGFEKLQAIPLLVVTPLTFLGGSFYSVSMLPSGWRTITLLNPVVYLISGFRWSFYEISDVSVVWSVTITLLFLAICMVTVWSIFKTGYKLKN; encoded by the coding sequence ATGAATTTCCGGGCCGTCAAAGCCATCTACATGTTCGAGATGGCGCGCACCTGGCGCACGGTGCTGCAGAGCATCGTCTCGCCGGTGATCTCGACCTCGCTGTATTTCGTGGTGTTCGGCGCCGCGATCGGCTCGCGCATCACCTCGGTGGAAGGCGTCAGCTACGGCACCTTCATCGTGCCGGGCCTGGTGATGCTGTCGGTTCTGACGCAGAGCATTTCCAACGCCTCGTTCGGAATCTATTTTCCGAAATTCACCGGCACGATCTATGAACTGCTGTCGGCGCCGGTGTCTTATGTCGAGGTCGTGCTGGGCTACGTCGGCGCCGCCGCCACTAAGTCGATCCTGCTCGGCCTGATCATTCTGGCCACCGCCGGGCTGTTCGTGCCGCTGCACATCCTGCATCCATGGTGGATGATCACCTTCCTGGTGCTGACGGCGGTGACGTTCAGCCTGTTCGGCTTCATCATCGGCATCTGGGCCGACGGCTTCGAGAAGCTGCAGGCGATCCCGCTCCTGGTGGTGACGCCGCTGACATTTCTGGGCGGCAGCTTCTATTCGGTGAGCATGTTGCCGTCGGGCTGGCGCACCATCACGCTGCTCAACCCCGTCGTCTACCTGATCAGCGGTTTCCGCTGGAGCTTCTACGAGATCTCCGACGTCAGCGTGGTCTGGAGCGTGACGATCACCCTGCTGTTCCTGGCGATCTGCATGGTCACCGTGTGGTCGATCTTCAAGACCGGCTACAAGCTGAAAAACTGA
- a CDS encoding L,D-transpeptidase has translation MRSLYVGLIGLALVTASSMAQAKIAITVDKDAQQLTVVQDGVEKYRWPVSSGLPAYETPNGSFQTFRLEEDHYSKEFDEAPMPNSVFFTKRGHAIHGTDSVSRLGTPASHGCVRLSRENAATLFAMVKADGVLNTTVTLTGSSTVALARNPRPAKPAAVARRQVVPAEPTYDAAGNPVELVPQPAPGRRVVRQAAPQVADDGYIYPADGSNSDQRYPAPRGYRRMTEAETQQYYASRGYAQPQYQQQQYYAPRPYQPRGLFGGYQD, from the coding sequence ATGCGTTCGTTATATGTGGGCTTGATCGGCCTCGCTCTCGTCACCGCCAGCAGCATGGCGCAGGCCAAGATCGCCATCACCGTCGACAAGGACGCCCAGCAATTGACCGTCGTTCAGGACGGCGTCGAGAAATATCGCTGGCCGGTGTCGTCCGGCCTGCCCGCTTACGAGACCCCCAACGGCAGTTTCCAGACCTTCCGCCTGGAGGAAGACCATTACTCCAAGGAATTCGACGAAGCGCCGATGCCGAATTCGGTCTTCTTCACCAAGCGCGGCCATGCCATTCACGGCACCGACTCGGTCAGCCGCCTGGGCACCCCCGCCTCGCACGGCTGCGTGCGGCTGTCGCGTGAGAACGCCGCAACCTTGTTTGCCATGGTCAAGGCCGACGGCGTGCTCAACACCACGGTGACGCTGACCGGTTCATCGACGGTCGCGCTGGCGCGCAACCCGCGTCCGGCCAAACCCGCCGCCGTCGCCCGCCGCCAGGTCGTCCCGGCCGAGCCGACCTATGATGCCGCCGGCAACCCGGTCGAGCTGGTGCCGCAGCCGGCGCCGGGCCGCCGCGTCGTCCGCCAAGCGGCACCGCAGGTCGCCGACGATGGCTACATCTATCCGGCCGACGGCAGCAATTCTGACCAGCGCTACCCCGCGCCGCGCGGCTATCGTCGCATGACCGAGGCCGAGACCCAGCAATATTACGCCAGCCGCGGCTACGCGCAGCCGCAGTACCAGCAGCAACAGTACTACGCGCCGCGCCCCTACCAGCCGCGCGGCCTGTTCGGCGGCTATCAGGACTGA
- a CDS encoding fused MFS/spermidine synthase → MTSLPAARHRLLLIVYTAAIFTSALLLFSVQPLFTKMVLPRLGGSPAVWSVAMVFFQSLLLGGYAYAHYLMQLRSRVIPVVIHLVLLVIALLTLPLSIASSWGDPPASGYAFWLLGLFTVSIGLPFFALAANNPLLQAWFVRTGHPQGHDPYFLYASSNIGSFLALLTYPVLLEPMFSLRTQNLIWTAGYGLLILLIAGCGMLLLKSPVYVMPVPAEGESEAPAPSWALRARWIFLAAVPSGLLIAVTAHISTDIASAPLLWVMPLSLYLLTWVLVFQSRPLLPHWLMLVAQPVAIAVVIVLLAIGGEQNLLLTLGGSLLCFFVIAMACHGELAQARPDAKYLTGYYVALSFGGMVGGLFAGLIAPFSFSWIAEYPILIALAVLCRPPGGERFARYGGWYWPLLAIVAVALLGPAWTSGPMFTWMDDNRVNIIKGLAIVIMLLAVLLKINRIRLLAIVVLALVLIRAYPSDDGRVETVRSFFGVHKIVVTTNKQYHVLMHGTTIHGAEKFLNDDGTPVTGRPEPISYYYKDGGIGTAIAAMRERKGGPLRVGVIGLGSGSLACAAQPGEDWKYFEIDQTMVDTARDPKYFTYISKCDPDMKPVIGDARLTFAREPDGIYDVIIVDAYSSDAIPIHLATEEAMEIYKTKLAPGGAVVMHVSNRHLELASVVVGIADANDLKSWVFNEDSGRDADYIFSTNVVISARAADDIGRLASSSKWVLTEPDDHERVWTDDYSNVLGAVWRRLREGE, encoded by the coding sequence ATGACGTCGCTGCCCGCTGCCCGCCATCGCCTGCTGCTGATCGTCTATACCGCCGCCATCTTCACCAGCGCGCTGCTGCTGTTCTCGGTGCAGCCGCTGTTCACCAAGATGGTGCTGCCGCGGCTCGGCGGCTCGCCGGCGGTGTGGTCGGTGGCGATGGTGTTCTTCCAGTCGCTGCTGCTCGGTGGCTACGCCTATGCGCACTATCTGATGCAGCTGCGCAGCCGGGTGATCCCGGTGGTGATCCATCTCGTGCTGCTGGTCATAGCTTTGCTGACGCTGCCGCTGTCAATCGCGTCGAGCTGGGGCGATCCGCCGGCCTCGGGCTATGCGTTCTGGCTGCTCGGCCTGTTCACGGTATCGATCGGCCTGCCGTTCTTCGCGCTCGCCGCCAACAACCCGCTGCTGCAGGCGTGGTTCGTGCGTACCGGCCATCCGCAGGGCCATGATCCGTATTTCCTCTATGCCTCCTCCAATATCGGCAGTTTCCTGGCGCTGCTGACCTATCCGGTGCTGCTGGAGCCGATGTTCTCGCTGCGCACGCAGAACCTGATCTGGACCGCCGGCTACGGCCTGCTGATCCTGCTGATCGCCGGCTGCGGCATGCTGCTGTTGAAATCGCCCGTCTATGTGATGCCGGTGCCGGCCGAAGGCGAGAGCGAGGCGCCAGCGCCGTCGTGGGCGCTGCGGGCGCGCTGGATCTTCCTCGCCGCGGTGCCGTCGGGCCTGTTGATCGCCGTCACCGCGCACATCTCGACCGACATCGCGTCGGCGCCCTTGCTGTGGGTGATGCCGCTGTCGCTTTATCTGCTCACCTGGGTGCTGGTGTTCCAGTCGCGGCCGCTGCTGCCGCACTGGCTGATGCTGGTGGCGCAGCCGGTGGCGATTGCGGTGGTGATCGTGCTGCTGGCGATCGGCGGCGAGCAGAACCTGCTGCTGACGCTCGGCGGCAGTCTGCTGTGCTTCTTCGTCATCGCGATGGCCTGCCACGGCGAGCTCGCGCAAGCCCGGCCTGACGCCAAATATCTCACCGGCTACTACGTCGCGCTGTCGTTCGGCGGCATGGTCGGCGGGCTGTTTGCCGGGCTGATCGCGCCGTTCAGTTTCTCCTGGATCGCCGAATATCCGATCCTGATCGCGCTTGCGGTGCTGTGCCGCCCGCCCGGCGGGGAGCGCTTTGCCAGGTATGGCGGCTGGTACTGGCCGTTGCTGGCGATCGTGGCCGTTGCCCTGCTCGGTCCGGCATGGACCAGCGGTCCGATGTTTACCTGGATGGACGACAACCGCGTCAATATCATCAAGGGCCTCGCCATCGTCATCATGTTGCTGGCGGTGCTGCTGAAGATCAACCGCATCCGGCTGCTGGCGATCGTGGTGCTGGCGCTGGTACTGATCCGCGCCTATCCCTCCGACGACGGCCGCGTCGAGACCGTGCGCAGCTTCTTCGGCGTGCACAAGATCGTGGTGACCACCAACAAGCAATATCACGTGCTGATGCACGGCACGACCATCCACGGCGCCGAGAAATTCCTCAACGACGACGGCACGCCGGTTACCGGCCGTCCCGAGCCGATCTCGTATTATTACAAGGACGGCGGCATCGGCACCGCCATCGCTGCGATGCGCGAGCGCAAGGGCGGCCCGCTCCGCGTCGGCGTGATCGGGCTGGGATCAGGCTCGCTGGCCTGCGCCGCACAGCCCGGCGAAGACTGGAAGTATTTCGAGATCGACCAGACCATGGTCGATACGGCCCGGGACCCGAAGTACTTCACCTATATTTCGAAATGCGATCCCGACATGAAGCCGGTGATCGGCGATGCCCGCCTGACCTTCGCGCGCGAGCCCGACGGCATTTACGACGTGATCATCGTCGATGCCTATTCGTCGGACGCCATACCGATCCATCTGGCGACCGAAGAGGCGATGGAGATCTACAAGACCAAGCTGGCGCCCGGTGGCGCGGTGGTGATGCACGTCTCCAACCGGCATCTCGAACTGGCCAGCGTGGTGGTCGGAATCGCGGATGCCAACGACCTGAAGAGCTGGGTGTTCAACGAGGATTCCGGCCGCGACGCCGACTATATCTTCTCGACCAATGTGGTGATCTCGGCGCGCGCGGCCGACGACATCGGCCGCCTCGCGTCGTCGTCGAAATGGGTGCTCACCGAGCCGGACGACCATGAGCGGGTATGGACCGACGATTATTCCAACGTGCTCGGCGCGGTATGGCGGAGGTTGCGGGAGGGGGAGTAG
- a CDS encoding phytoene desaturase family protein, with the protein MSDASDIDVLIIGAGHNGLTCAAYLGMAGLRVKVVERRHVVGGAAVTQEFHPGFRNSVAAYTVSLLNPKIIADLELRKHGLRIVERKAQNLLPAPDGSFLLTGEGRTRASLEKLSPRDAGRLDAFTLELERIADVLRQFVLRAPPNLVQGFGLNGISEAINALGTAKLLRALSMDQQRLLLDLFTASAGEMLDDIFESDLIKALFGFDAIVGNYASPYAAGSAYVMLHHAFGEVNGKKGVWGHAIGGMGAITQAMAAAARSHGVEIELDNGVREVLVEGDRVVGVILDNGESLRAKYVASNVNPKLLYTQLMPEGALAKPFRDRIGKWRNGSGTFRMNVALAALPSFTALPGTGDHLTAGIILAPSLGYMDRAWLDAKQHGWSRQPVVEMLIPSTLDRTLCPPGQHVASLFCQHVAPVLPDGASWDTHRDEVADLMIATVDNYAPGFAQSVLGRQILTPLDLERDFGLLGGDIFHGALSLNQLFSARPMLGFADYRGPLRGLYHCGSGAHPGGGVTGAPGHNAAKAILRDHRALFDRGLPGCC; encoded by the coding sequence ATGTCTGACGCCTCCGACATCGACGTCCTGATCATCGGCGCCGGCCATAACGGCCTGACCTGTGCGGCCTATCTCGGCATGGCCGGGCTGCGCGTGAAGGTGGTCGAGCGCCGCCATGTCGTCGGCGGCGCTGCGGTGACGCAGGAGTTTCATCCCGGGTTCCGCAATTCGGTCGCGGCCTACACAGTCAGCCTGCTCAATCCCAAAATCATCGCCGATCTCGAATTGCGCAAGCACGGGCTAAGAATCGTCGAACGCAAGGCGCAGAATCTCCTGCCGGCGCCGGACGGCAGCTTCCTGCTGACCGGCGAGGGCCGCACGCGGGCCTCGCTGGAAAAGCTCAGCCCGCGCGACGCCGGAAGGCTCGATGCCTTCACGCTCGAACTGGAGCGGATCGCCGACGTGCTGCGGCAATTCGTGCTGCGCGCGCCACCGAACCTGGTGCAGGGTTTCGGGCTGAACGGTATCTCGGAGGCCATCAACGCGCTCGGCACGGCCAAATTGCTGCGCGCGCTTTCGATGGATCAGCAGCGCCTGCTGCTCGACCTGTTCACGGCGTCGGCCGGCGAGATGCTCGACGACATTTTCGAGAGCGATCTGATCAAGGCGCTGTTCGGTTTCGACGCCATCGTTGGCAACTACGCCAGCCCATATGCCGCCGGCTCCGCTTACGTGATGCTGCACCACGCCTTTGGCGAGGTGAACGGCAAGAAGGGCGTCTGGGGCCACGCCATCGGCGGCATGGGTGCGATCACGCAGGCGATGGCGGCCGCGGCGCGGTCGCATGGCGTTGAGATTGAACTCGACAACGGCGTGCGCGAGGTGCTGGTCGAGGGCGACCGCGTGGTCGGCGTCATCCTCGACAATGGCGAGAGCCTGCGCGCGAAATATGTCGCCTCCAACGTCAATCCGAAGCTGCTGTACACGCAGTTGATGCCGGAAGGCGCGCTGGCAAAACCGTTCCGCGATCGCATCGGCAAGTGGCGCAACGGCTCCGGCACCTTTCGCATGAACGTGGCACTCGCCGCCCTGCCCTCCTTCACCGCTTTGCCCGGCACCGGCGACCATCTCACCGCTGGCATCATCCTGGCGCCGAGCCTCGGCTACATGGACCGCGCCTGGCTGGACGCGAAGCAGCACGGCTGGAGCCGCCAGCCGGTGGTCGAGATGCTGATCCCGTCCACGCTCGACCGCACGCTATGCCCGCCCGGCCAGCATGTCGCCAGCCTGTTCTGCCAGCACGTCGCGCCGGTACTGCCGGACGGCGCGTCGTGGGATACGCATCGCGACGAGGTCGCCGACCTGATGATCGCCACCGTGGACAATTACGCGCCGGGCTTTGCGCAGAGCGTGCTCGGCCGCCAGATCCTGACGCCGCTGGATCTGGAACGCGATTTCGGCCTGCTCGGCGGCGACATCTTCCACGGCGCGCTCAGCCTCAACCAGCTGTTCTCGGCACGCCCGATGCTCGGCTTCGCCGATTACCGCGGGCCGCTGCGCGGCCTGTACCATTGCGGCTCCGGCGCCCACCCCGGCGGCGGCGTCACCGGCGCCCCCGGCCACAACGCCGCGAAAGCCATCCTGCGCGATCACCGCGCGCTGTTCGACCGGGGATTGCCGGGCTGCTGCTGA
- a CDS encoding type II toxin-antitoxin system HicA family toxin, with amino-acid sequence MLRDSRDIIPRLQRDGFALVSVKGSHHKFRHAASSRTVIVPHPKRDIPIGTARAIYTQAGWQRD; translated from the coding sequence ATGTTGAGAGACAGTCGGGATATCATCCCGCGTCTGCAGCGTGACGGTTTCGCACTGGTTAGCGTTAAGGGATCGCACCACAAGTTTAGGCATGCGGCCTCGAGCAGGACAGTGATCGTTCCGCACCCGAAACGGGATATACCGATCGGGACGGCGAGGGCGATTTACACACAGGCCGGATGGCAGCGGGATTAG